The genomic DNA GGCGATAAATTTGCTGTAAGACCGCGTCGTCAACTTCATTAGTGGCGCCTTCGAAAACAATTGCACCACTATTAATACCGACGATATGGTCGGTGTACGCCATTGCGATATCGACCTGATGCAGATTAATGAGAATAATTAGTTGTTTTTCCTTCGCCAATCGCCGTAGAATATCCATGACAATGGTCGTCGATTTGGGATCAAGTGAAGCAATCGGTTCATCACATAAAATCATCTTAGGATGTTGCATTAATGCCCGTGCAATCCCGACCCGTTGTTGTTGACCACCACTTAATTGGTCGCAACGTTGATAGGCATATTCTTTTAACCCTACTTCGTCGAGTAGTTGTAGTGCTTCTTGTTTTTCGGCGCTACTGTAAAGGCCTAGCATGCCCGCGACCGTTGATTTAGCACCCAAGCGGCCGTGCAGGACATTTTCAAGGGCCGTTAATGGACTGATCAGATTATAGTTCTGAAAAATCATGCCGATGTGATGACGAACTTTGCGTAATTCAGCTTTGTTCGCTTGACGAATATCAGTGTCATCGAGCAAAATTTGACCACTATCATCGCGGATCAACTGATTAATACTCCGTAAAATAGTTGTTTTACCAGCACCAGAAGGACCGATGATGGCAGTGACCTCGCCCGATTTAGCCGTGAAGTTGACTGCTTTGAGCGAATGCTTATTGGAACCATATGTTTTATCTAGCTGAATAACCTTGAGCATTGGCAAATCCTTTCATTGTGAACTAATGGTACGTGGTTTAGTAACCTACTAATTTATGCGTTGGCGCGTACCACTTGTCGGTAACATTAACTAATTTGGACTTTTCTGACTTCTTAGGGAACATCATTGGCGTCTTTGCATTTGGTTCAGAGAAGATCTTTTTGTTTTGGGCAAAGGACTTCGACGTGAACTCAGTGGCGATCTTCTTTTGATCATCCTTGCTGAGGGCTTTGGTGTTGTATACCCATGGGCCTTGTTGAACAGGCATCATGGCAATGTTAACGACTGACTTACCGGCTAAGCTTGTAAATGGCGCGTCGGCGTTATCTTTAACAGTGAAAGTCGAGCCGACCTTATCCCATGAACCCTTAGTGACTTTAAGGTATGGCATTAAATCAGCATCATCAAAGGCAGCAACATCGGCATCACCCTTGATTAAGTTGACTGCGGAACCTTGATGGGAGCCACCGTAAAGTACTTTGCTAAAGAATGAGCCGCTTTGCGTTAACTTATCTTGGTCAGCAGTTTTGATGTCGAACTCACGAGAGATTTCGGCGGTTGGTACTAAAAATCCTGAAGTTGAACTGTTGGAGACATAAGACATTTTCTTGCCTTTGACGTTCTTAATACTGTACTTACCGTTTTCTTCATACTTTTTGGCATCTTTTTGTTGTACCATTAAGTAGGAGTTATAAGTCGCATCCTTTAACGTTCCCTTAGCATCGGATTGTGCGGCAAAAGGTACAACATCGTTGCTCTTGTGATGTGCTTGGATATAACCGTTGGCACCCATGTAGGCGACTTGAGCTTTGCCGGATGCAATTGCTTGGATCGCAACGTTATAGTCGGTAGTGGTTTGTAATTTGACCGTCTTACCCGTTGCTTTTTCAACCGCTTGTTTAATGGCTGTACGTGAACCAGCAAAACTCTTGGCTGATTCATTAGGGTAAAAGACGACCGTAATGGTTTTACTCTTATCCGTACTGTCGCTACCTGTTTTGGCACTGGTACCACTGGCACAACCAGCGAGTCCCAAACCTAAAACTGGAATGAATGAAAGACCTAATAATGACTTACTAACTTTTGACATAGTTTCCAATTACCTCCAAGTAATTTTAGTTACTTGTGTAGCATAACAAGGTATTGTAAATGTGTGGACAAGGATTAGTGAAGTATATGTATAAGTTATGTAAATGATATTTACATTTTGCTTACAATTTAATGATTGGTAAGGTTGTAGAGTGACTAGCTGGATTAGTCACCAGTTGTTTCCAAGTTGAATTGGTCGGTTGTTACCGGAAAGCTTTCAAAGTAAGTAAATTATGATAAGATATGTGAAGTAATTCAAAATGAGGAGTTTTTTAAAATTATGAAGTTGTTGGCGATTGATACTTCGAATCGGCCATTGAGTGTCGCGGTATTAGAAGATACCCGAATCTTGGCCACCACGACCACGAATGTTGGTCGTAATCATAGTAGTACATTATTACCGATTATTGAACAGGCCATGGCACAAGCACAAGTTGTGCCGAATGATTTAGATCGTATCGTTGTGGCGGCGGGACCCGGATCTTATACGGGCTTACGAATTGGTGTTACGACTGCTAAGACGTTGGCGTTTACATTGAATAAAGCGTTGGTTGGGGTTTCCAGCTTGGCTGTATTGGCAGGTAATATTGTGACGGAAGGACAGCTGGTTGCACCACTATTTGATGCTCGGCGTGATAATATTTTTACTGGCTTATATCGGATTGAACATCATCAACCGGTGACGGTTATTGCTGATCAACATATCAGTGTTGCTGAGTGGGGCCAACAATTAGTCAGTTATAATGAACCGATTACCTTTATTGGCAGTGATGTTGATCAGTACACATCGATATTGCAAACGGCCTTGCCGAATCAGTTTGTTCGTGCTGCTCCGCAACTTGATTTACCGCAAGCAGCAGTGTTAGGGCTACTTGGGCAAACGATGACGCCGGTTGCTGAGATTCATAACTTTGTCCCGAACTATTTACGCCTGACCCAAGCTGAACGCGAGTGGCAGGCCAAGCACCCAGAAAAGGAACATGCGCCCTATGTTGAGAAAATTTAAGGAGTACTTTCAGAAAGTTACCGGTGGTGGTAATCAGCATCGCCAACGTGTGTTAGCAATTCAGAATCACATTGTTACGGTCGGCGAAACCAACTATTACGTTTCGCGGGCCCTGATTACCGATGTTCCCGAAATGTTGGCCATCGAACGGGCAGTATATGCTGGTCAAACCCCATGGGATGAGAACGCCTTTAAGACGGAACTGCGACGGCAGAGTGGTCGCTTCTATATCGTGATGCGTCACGAAGACCGGCTAGTTGCTTTTTGTGGTTGTGTCTTTGATGATCGGCGCCAGGATGCCCATATCACTAATATTGCCGTACATCCTGATGTTCAAGGCCGCGGTCTTGGTCATTTCATGATGCAAGTCATGATTAAACGGGCGCGTAAGTTGGCTTACCAAACGGTGACCCTTGAAGTTCGTTATAGTAATACGACGGCGCAACAATTATATCAGGACCTGGGTTTTGAAAAAACGGGTATCAAAAAACGCTACTATTTTGGCGATCACGAAGATGCCATTGATATGACTTACCGCATTCCAGCGACTACCAATGACTGAACGCCAACTAGTCTCTGCTGAACAGTTAACAGTCCAAGAAATGGCTCAAATTTGTTACCAGTTAGCCACACGTGCGTATCCCAATGGATCACCGTGGCGCCAAGCCACATTTATGGCGGACCTAGCACTGACAACGACTCATTATGAGTTATTATGGTGGCAGCATGACCCAATTGGCTTTATCAGTCGCTCAACGGTTTTAGATGAGACCGAGATTACTAACATTGCCATTGTGCCTACGTATCAGCATCAGGGGCATGCTTATTGGTTATTAACAGCGTGTCTTGCGCAACTTACAGCCGGAACGGTCTTTCTAGAAGTTCGTGCTAGTAATTTAGCGGCTCAGCGGTTGTATCGGCGGTGTGGTTTTAAACGAATTGCGATACGGCATGCTTATTATCATGATCCCGAGGAAGATGCGTGGATTATGCGAAAAATTATTAATTAAAAGGATGGGAACTGTGGAAAAACAAAACTTGATTTTAGCGTTTGAATCTAGTTGTGATGAGACGAGTGTGGCTGTGATTAAAAATGGTCACGAGATTTTATCAAACGTGATTGCAACTCAAATTAATAGTCACAAACGGTTTGGCGGTGTTGTTCCAGAAGTTGCCAGTCGTCATCATATCGAACAGATTACGATTTGTATTGAAGCTGCTTTACAAGAAGCCCAAGTCACGTATGAAGACCTTGATGCTGTTGCGGTTACGTATGGTCCAGGGTTAGTGGGAGCGTTATTAGTTGGTGTTAACGCGGCTAAAGTCGTGGCCTATGCGCACCAACTGCCGTTGATTCCGGTTAACCATATGGCGGGACATATTTATGCTGCCCGGTTTGTTAAACCGTTTGAATTTCCGCTAATGGCATTATTAGTTTCTGGCGGTCATACTGAGCTAGTTTATATGCAAGCGGACGGGCAATTTGAAATTATTGGCGAGACGCGCGACGATGCGGCTGGTGAAGCTTATGACAAAATCGGTCGGGTCTTGGGTGTGCCCTATCCAGCCGGTAAGGTCATTGATGAAATGGCGCACCAAGGACATGATACGTTTAACTTTCCACGAGCCATGATCGATGAAGATAATTATGACTTTAGTTTTAGTGGTCTGAAGAGTGCTTTTATCAATACGGTCCACCATGCAGATCAAATCGGTGAAACGCTTGATAAGAATGATTTGGCAGCAAGTTTTCAAGCTAGCGTGGTCGACGTGCTGATGAGCAAGACATTACGCGTTTTAAAGCAGTATCCGGTCAAACAACTCGTTTTAGCTGGTGGGGTCGCCGCTAATCATGGATTACGTGAACGATTACAGCAAGATTTGCCGACTGCTTTTCCCGACACCGAGTTATTACTTGCACCTTTGAAGTTATGTGGTGATAACGGTGCGATGATCGGTGCTGCCGGTTACGTCCAATATCAACACCACCAATTTGGGGATGCAACACTTAATGCTGATCCGGGATTGGCGTTTGATTGGATGCCCGGGATGTTAAAATAATGATCAAAAAAATGGCCGCACGATAACCTATAAGGTTAAAGTGCGACCATTTTTTTGATTTGTTCGTCAATATATATTAATTGAGTTCCTCGAGGGCCTCAGCTTGTTCAGTCCATTCGGTTTCAACTTGTTCCTGCTGGATCGTGATTGCGTCAAGCTCTTTCTGTAGATCTTGCAACTGACCAACATCAGCTGAAACTTCTGGTTGGGCCATTTTCGTCTGAATCTGAGTCGCTTGTGCATCAAGCGTTGTCATCTGTTCTTCTAAAGCAGCGACAGTGCGTTCAAGTTTACGTTTTTCTCGTTGCTGCTGCTTGCTAGCCTGATAATTTTGTTGGCCCGTCGAACGGGGAGTGGCAGTGGCTGCGCTAGTTGGGTCAGTGGCCCCAGCGCTGGCAGTTTCTTCAGCGGCCTGACTAGCAGCGGCTGCTGCGATTTCAGCCTGCTCCTGCTTTTTATCAATATAATAATCGTAGTCGCCCAAGAAGAGTTCAGTTCCTTCTGGTGAGACTTCTACGACACTGGTAGCAACTTGATTAATAAAATAACGGTCATGTGAAACAAAGAGTAGGGTGCCATCGAAATCGTTGAGGGCCACTTCTAACACTTCACGACTGTCAATATCTAAATGGTTCGTCGGTTCATCAAGAATTAAGAAGTTGTCGTTTTGCATGGCGAGTTTAGTCAATAGTAACCGGGCCCGTTCGCCACCAGATAGTGCGTGAACGGGTTTATCAACGTCTTCTCCAGTAAAGAGAAAGCTTCCTAGGATAGTCCGGATATCTTTTTCGGGCGTGGTTGGATGTTCATCCCATAGCTCACCCAATACCGTTTTCTTATCATTAAGGTTGCGTTGCTCTTGGTCATAATAACCAGTGACGACGCCAGTGCCAAACACGGCCTGACCTTTAATGAATGGAATTTGGCCCAAAATACTCTTGAGGAAGGTTGATTTGCCAATCCCGTTCGGACCGACGATGGCAATCGCTTCATGTTTTTTGACGCTGAGATTATCTGGTTCTGACAGGATCCGACCATCATAACCCACGGCAGCGTCTTTGACGGTCAAAACGATGTTGCCACTTTGTTTGGCGGCGTGAAAGCCAAAGTGGGCCGTTTTCTCATCATTGTCAGGGCGATCAAGTCGGTCCATCTTAGCGAGTTGTTTGCGTCGGGCCTGGGCGCGTTTTGTCGTGGAAGCCCGCACAATATTACGGTTAACGAAGTCTTCAAGCTTACTAATCTCGGCTTGTTGTTTTTCGTAGTGTTTCCACTGAGCTTGAATACGTGCCGCTTTTTCTTGAACAAACTGATCGTAGTTGCCGGTATAATGGACCATTTCATGGTGCGACAGGTCATAAACTTCATTAACGACTCGGTCTAGGAAGTAACGGTCATGGCTGACAATAAGCAATGCGCCTGTATACGACTGTAAATAACTTTCTAGCCAAGTTAAAGTCTCAACATCCAAGTGGTTAGTTGGTTCGTCAAGAATAAGTAAATCGCGTTTTTCAAGTAATAATTTGGCGAGTGCTAGCTGCGTCTTTTGCCCACCTGATAGTTCAGTGACTGATTTATCATAGACATCGGCGTCGAATTGAAATCCGTGTAAAACACCCCGGATTTCAGCTTGGTACCCGTAACCGTTTTTCTGCTGAAATTCTGTTTGAATTTGGTCATAAGTTTTTAAAGTTTGTTGGTAGGCCTGTTCATCGTTCATGATAGCCGGATCACTGAGTTGATTTTCGAGTTGATGCATTCGGGTTTCAATTGCATGCAACTCGGCGAAGACGCTACTCATCTCTTCCCAGATTGTATTATGACTGTCTAGGCCTTGGTCCTGGGCCAAGTAACCAATTGTCAGTCCCTTGCGCATCGAAATCTGGCCTTCGTCAGGCACAGTCTCACCAGCAATCATTTTAAGTAAGGTTGATTTGCCGGCGCCATTGCGACCAACGAGGGCCACACGGGCGTGCTCTTGAATGTCCATTTGTACGTTATCGAACAAGACATCGGCACCAAAACGCCGCATAACCTGCTGTACTTGTAGTAAAATCACGCTTTATTAAGCTCCTTTCACATTTGATTCGTGACATAATTGTAGCATATTGCAACGGTTTGCCCAATTATTTGGAATAATAAGTAATTATTATTTCACAAAGTCGTAGGTTATGCTAGAATAGTGTCAGCAAATTCACAAACTTTTATATAGGAGGACGCGTCCGAATGGCAGAAACAAAAATTCCACGGGCAACGGCAAAACGGTTACCGATTTATTACCGCTACTTGAATATTTTACTAGATGCAGATAAGAAGCGGGTATCATCAACCGAGTTGTCCGAGGCGGTTAAAGTAGATTCAGCAACGATTCGGCGAGACTTTTCGTATTTTGGGGCGCTCGGTAAACGAGGGTATGGATACGATGTTGAAACGTTGCTTGCATTTTTTAAAAAGATTTTGAACCAAGACACCTTAACGAACGTTGCCTTGATTGGGGTCGGAAATTTAGGTCACGCCTTATTAAACTTCAATTTTCACAAAAATAGTAATGTCCGAATTTCAGCAGCCTTTGATGTTAACGAGGCGATTGCCAATACGGTTCAAAGCGGGGTGCCAGTGTACCCAATGACTGAGTTGAAGAAGCAATTGATCGAACAACAGATTGAAATTGCAATTTTGACAGTCCCAACGACGGTCGTTCAGGAAATTACGGATGATTTGGTTGATGCTAACGTGAAGGGAATCATGAACTTCACGCCGTTACGAATTTCGGTTCCAGAAACAGTCCGGGTTCAAAACGTTGACTTGACCAATGAATTGCAAACATTGATCTACTTTATTGAGCATTATGGGCAGCAATTGGGCGAAACCGGTCATGACGATCAGAATGAGACGCAAGACTAAGTCACTGTCTTAGTTTAGATATTATATAGTAAAAGAAGGTGCCCCGGGACTGGTTCCCAGAGCACCTTTTTGTGTCAGCTTTTTACTTAAAAACAAGGGTTTAATGACGGCTTCAGCTATTGAGAGCTGCTAGTTTGGATTAATGCAGTAATCCAAACAGTGTTGGTAATACGACCGATGCATTCATTAAGATGTGGGCGGTCATAGAAGTTTGAATACGACCAGTATGTTGGTATAGCCAACAGAATAAGAGGCCGATAAATGCGTATAGAATAAAGTGACCATCCGCGTGTGCGAAGCTAAATAGGACGCTCGCAATTAAGGCTGCTCCAATCTTACCAGTGACTGCGCTAAGATTACCGAAGATAACTTTGCGAAAGACGATTTCTTCCATGATTGGGGCCCCGATAATGATTGCTAGGAAAAAGGCCGGGTATTGCTGGCCAACTGTCAAGAGCGTAGTGGTGTTAGTTGAGGCGGTTGACTGGCCTAATAATGCAGTGATTTTTAGAATAATTAATTGGCCGACGATGACGAGCACGAGTCCGATCAATCCCCAAAGAATGGTTTTGCTCCAATTGCTGGGATGCTTTTCAATCACATTTTTAGCCTTCATTCGGCTAGCTAACCAAATGAGCAGGACAGCACCGACCAAGTAATCAACTGTTTGAATGACGAATACTTGAGAACCAAGTTGATGAAAAGCGGTAACTAAAACGCTTGGTAGTGCGTAAATAATAAAGTAAATAATGAGAATAAAGATTGATTGGCGGCGATTGACCATCAACTCACGTCCTTTTAAAAGTTAAATTTAAGTTGCGTAGCGGTAACTGTAATTTTCATTATAGTCGATTTGACATTCTTTGACTAATAATTGACAAATTACTTGCAATCTTGAATTAAAATGATATAGTTGACAATGTAATTAGCACTTGGAACTACGGAGTGCTAAAAAAGAATAAATGGAGGGATTCACGTGTTAAAACCATTAGGAGATCGCGTTATCTTGCAACAACAAGAAGAAGAAGAACAAACAATTGGTGGGATTGTCATTGCCAATAACGCCAAGGAAAAGCCCCAAAGCGGGAAGGTTGTTGCCGTCAATGACGGTCGTGTTTTAGATAACGGGACAAAAGTTGACCCCAGCGTGAAGGTCGGCGATCAAGTATTATTCGATAAGTATGCCGGTACCGAAGTCAAGTATCAAGGTGCTAAGTACTTGGTATTGCACGAAAAAGATATCGTTGCAATCGAAGACTAATCCATTTAAATTGCGCAACTTAAAATAAATTAAATTCATGAGGTGAATAGAGATAATGGCTAAAGAATTAAAGTTCTCTGAAGATGCACGCTCAGCGATGCTAAAAGGTGTCGATCAATTAGCTGACACAGTTAAGTCAACGTTAGGGCCTAAGGGTCGCAACGTCGTTTTGGAACAATCATATGGTTCACCAACAATTACTAATGATGGTGTAACGATTGCTAAAGCAATTGAATTGGACGATCATTTCGAAAACATGGGTGCCAAGTTAGTTTCTGAAGTTGCTTCAAAGACTAATGACATTGCTGGTGATGGGACGACGACTGCAACGGTCTTAACGCAATCAATCGTTAATGAAGGTATGAAGAACGTTACCGCCGGTGCTAACCCTGTTGGCATTCGTCGTGGGATTGAAGAAGCCACTAAGACGGCGGTTGACTCATTACATGCCATGGCACACGAAGTTAAGACGCAAGAAGATATTGCGCAAATCGCTTCTGTATCTTCAGCAAGTGAAGAAACTGGTAAGCTAATTGCTGAAGCCATGGAAAAAGTTGGCCATGACGGTGTGATCACGATTGAAGAATCACGTGGTGTTGATACGAGTTTAGACGTTGTTGAAGGAATGCAATTCGACCGCGGCTACTTATCACAATACATGGTTACTGATAACGATAAGATGGAAGCTGATCTCGATAATCCTTATATCTTAATCACTGATAAGAAGATTTCGAACATTCAAGATATCTTGCCACTATTACAATCCATCGTTGAACAAGGCAAGCCATTGTTGATCATTGCTGATGATATTTCTGGTGAAGCTTTACCAACCTTAGTCTTGAACAAGATGCGTGGGACGTTTAACGTTGTCGCCGTTAAGGCACCCGGTTTTGGTGATCGGCGTAAGGAACAATTACAAGATATCGCAATTTTAACTGGTGGGACGGTTATCACTGACGATCTTGGCCTTGAATTGAAAGACACAACGATCGATCAATTAGGTCAAGCCAATAAAGTAACGGTTACTAAGGATAACACCACCATTGTTGAAGGTGCTGGCGCCAAGGATGCTATCTCAGAACGAGTTGAATTCATCCGTAACCAAATTAGTGAAACGACTTCTGACTTTGACAAGGAAAAGTTACAAGAACGTTTGGCTAAGTTAGCTGGTGGGGTTGCCGTTGTTCGTGTCGGTGCTGCTACTGAAACGGAATTAAAAGAACGCAAATACCGGATTGAAGATGCCTTGAACGCAACGCGGGCTGCCGTTGAAGAAGGCTTTGTTGCCGGTGGTGGTACTGCTTTGATTAATGTTATCAAAGATGTTGCTGCGTTGAAGGAAACCGGTGACGTTCAAACTGGGATCAACATTGTTAAACGTGCTTTGGAAGAACCAGTTCGCCAAATCGCTGAAAATGCTGGTTTGGAAGGCTCAGTAATCGTTGAAAAGATGAAGGAACAAAAGCCAGGTGTTGGGTTCAACGCCGCTACTGATGAATGGGTTGACATGATCGAAGCTGGTATCGTGGATCCTACTAAGGTAACGCGTTCTGCTTTACAAAACGCTGCTTCTGTTTCAGCCTTACTCTTAACGACTGAAGCCGTTGTTGCTGAAAAGCCAGATGAAAATGCGCCAGCTGCCCCAGCCGCACCAAACCCAGGTATGGGCGGTATGATGTAAACAAATCGTAACATTAAGCACTTACTCGGCTGAGTAAGTGCTTTTTTAGTGCTGTTAGGGTGTGAATCGACTAGAATAAAGGTATTGATTTATCCATATCAGAGCGGTAGGATTAGTCGTTAACGCAAAATGCGGGTGCAGCGAAGTACCCGGTAGTTCAACTGGTAGTATTTATTAAGTCAAAGTAGTAGAATCTACTTTGATTCAGCTTACTTGGGATAATTATTTTGGAAATAAAGGAGTTATTATCATGTGGCGTTATTTAAAACGGTTAGTTATTGGGAAACCGTTAAAAACCATGGACGAGGGTGGGCAGGCGCTCACTAAGTTCAAGGCACTGGCGCTGCTGTCGTCAGATGCGCTATCATCGGTGGCTTATGGTACTGAACAGATTACGACTGTCTTGATTACCCTTTCAGCGGCCGCGCTGATGTATCAATTGTACGTGGCGGCGCTTGTGTTAGTGCTGTTGTTTGCTATTACGATGTCGTACCGACAAATTATTCGGGCTTATCCATCTGGCGGTGGCGCCTACGTGGTTGCAAGTACGAACTGGGGACGGCCAGCCGGATTAGTTGCCGGGGGATCACTGCTGGTTGATTATATGTTGACTGTCGCGGTTTCTGTGACTTCTGGTACTGAGGCGATTACGTCGGCAATTCCGGCGTTAGCCAATTACCAAGTGCTAATTGCGGTACTGATTGTGATTGCCATTATGGCATTGAACTTACGTGGAATGCGTGAGTCCGCATCGTTCTTAACATTTCCCGTTTACTTTTTCATTATTATGATTATCGGTATGATTCTCTGGGGCGTTATGAATATTGCGAGTGGTAACTTAACTTACCATGCATCGGCAGCCGTTGGAGCACCCGTCCAGGGTATGACGTTAGTGCTGTTTTTACGGGCCTTCTCGTCTGGGTCGTCATCACTGACTGGGGTGGAAGCCATCAGTAACGCGGTGCCGAATTTCAAACGGCCTAAACGTAAAAATGCAGCCAATACGTTAGCCATCATGTCATTAGTCTTGGCGGTCTTCTTTGGTGGTATTACCTATTTAAGTTATTACTTAGGTGTTAAACCGCAAGCGGATAATACTGTCTTGTCACAAATTGCAACGGCAGTCTTTGGTCATGGCTTGTTCTACTACTTGTTACAATTAGCGACAGCGCTAATCTTAGCAGTCGCGGCCAACACTGGTTTCTCGGCTTTCCCAATCTTGGCATATAACTTAGCTAAGGATAAATTTTTGCCACATGCATACATGGATCGTGGGGATCGCTTAGGTTACTCTAATGGGATTATCTCGTTGGCTGTTGGGGCAATTGCCTTGATTTTCATTTTCCATGGTAAGACGACGCTATTGATCCCACTATATGCGGTCGGGGTGTTTGTGCCATTTACATTATCTCAATCTGGGATGATTATTCATTGGCTACGTGAACGTGGTCAATGGTGGTGGATGAAGGCGGCGGTGAACTTACTTGGGGCGCTGATTTCGTTGCTCTTGGTGGTTTTCCTATTCTTGCTACATTTCGGCAATGTCTGGCCATACTTGATCGTGATGCCACTCTTGCTCTACATGTTCTACCGGATTCACGTGCATTACAACCGAGTGGCTGCCCAATTGCGAGTGGTTGCGAAGGAAAAAGCGGCGATTCATGATTATGATGGTGCAACGGTAATCGTTCTTGTCTCCAATGTGACGCGGGTAACGGCCCAAGCGGTTAACTACGCGCGGTCGATTGGGGATTATGTGATTGCCATGCACGTTTCTTTTGATGAAAACCCGGAAAAGGAACATAAGACGGCAGCGGAATTTAAAGAAACCTTCCCGGACGTACGGTTTGTGGATATTCATTCTTCATACCGCTCAATTGCAACGCCGACACTGCGCTTCTGCGATGTGATTGCAAAACGCGCGGCGGAGCGGAATTTCTCGACGACGGTGCTCGTACCACAATTTGTACCGAAGAAACCTTGGCAAAATATTTTGCATAACCAAACTAGTTTGCGGTTGCGGGCGGTATTAAATTCGCGGGAAAATATTATTGTTTCAACTTATAACTATCATTTAAAAGAATAGTAACTTGATATTGAAACTCGGCATAGCTGCCGAGTTTTTATTTT from Lactiplantibacillus paraplantarum includes the following:
- a CDS encoding CPBP family intramembrane glutamic endopeptidase, which codes for MVNRRQSIFILIIYFIIYALPSVLVTAFHQLGSQVFVIQTVDYLVGAVLLIWLASRMKAKNVIEKHPSNWSKTILWGLIGLVLVIVGQLIILKITALLGQSTASTNTTTLLTVGQQYPAFFLAIIIGAPIMEEIVFRKVIFGNLSAVTGKIGAALIASVLFSFAHADGHFILYAFIGLLFCWLYQHTGRIQTSMTAHILMNASVVLPTLFGLLH
- the groES gene encoding co-chaperone GroES, with protein sequence MLKPLGDRVILQQQEEEEQTIGGIVIANNAKEKPQSGKVVAVNDGRVLDNGTKVDPSVKVGDQVLFDKYAGTEVKYQGAKYLVLHEKDIVAIED
- the groL gene encoding chaperonin GroEL (60 kDa chaperone family; promotes refolding of misfolded polypeptides especially under stressful conditions; forms two stacked rings of heptamers to form a barrel-shaped 14mer; ends can be capped by GroES; misfolded proteins enter the barrel where they are refolded when GroES binds), with product MAKELKFSEDARSAMLKGVDQLADTVKSTLGPKGRNVVLEQSYGSPTITNDGVTIAKAIELDDHFENMGAKLVSEVASKTNDIAGDGTTTATVLTQSIVNEGMKNVTAGANPVGIRRGIEEATKTAVDSLHAMAHEVKTQEDIAQIASVSSASEETGKLIAEAMEKVGHDGVITIEESRGVDTSLDVVEGMQFDRGYLSQYMVTDNDKMEADLDNPYILITDKKISNIQDILPLLQSIVEQGKPLLIIADDISGEALPTLVLNKMRGTFNVVAVKAPGFGDRRKEQLQDIAILTGGTVITDDLGLELKDTTIDQLGQANKVTVTKDNTTIVEGAGAKDAISERVEFIRNQISETTSDFDKEKLQERLAKLAGGVAVVRVGAATETELKERKYRIEDALNATRAAVEEGFVAGGGTALINVIKDVAALKETGDVQTGINIVKRALEEPVRQIAENAGLEGSVIVEKMKEQKPGVGFNAATDEWVDMIEAGIVDPTKVTRSALQNAASVSALLLTTEAVVAEKPDENAPAAPAAPNPGMGGMM
- a CDS encoding APC family permease, whose protein sequence is MWRYLKRLVIGKPLKTMDEGGQALTKFKALALLSSDALSSVAYGTEQITTVLITLSAAALMYQLYVAALVLVLLFAITMSYRQIIRAYPSGGGAYVVASTNWGRPAGLVAGGSLLVDYMLTVAVSVTSGTEAITSAIPALANYQVLIAVLIVIAIMALNLRGMRESASFLTFPVYFFIIMIIGMILWGVMNIASGNLTYHASAAVGAPVQGMTLVLFLRAFSSGSSSLTGVEAISNAVPNFKRPKRKNAANTLAIMSLVLAVFFGGITYLSYYLGVKPQADNTVLSQIATAVFGHGLFYYLLQLATALILAVAANTGFSAFPILAYNLAKDKFLPHAYMDRGDRLGYSNGIISLAVGAIALIFIFHGKTTLLIPLYAVGVFVPFTLSQSGMIIHWLRERGQWWWMKAAVNLLGALISLLLVVFLFLLHFGNVWPYLIVMPLLLYMFYRIHVHYNRVAAQLRVVAKEKAAIHDYDGATVIVLVSNVTRVTAQAVNYARSIGDYVIAMHVSFDENPEKEHKTAAEFKETFPDVRFVDIHSSYRSIATPTLRFCDVIAKRAAERNFSTTVLVPQFVPKKPWQNILHNQTSLRLRAVLNSRENIIVSTYNYHLKE